One window from the genome of Aricia agestis chromosome 6, ilAriAges1.1, whole genome shotgun sequence encodes:
- the LOC121727720 gene encoding zinc finger HIT domain-containing protein 2 yields the protein MSGDIEHTNESEICGLCNKNKSKYCCPRCEVLYCSLDCYKSEKHMQCSESFYRECVNDELASNEVDDEAKQKMVEILKRMQNGDVNLQDLEDVDGDLNLEDSDDDSDLDLHSRIKDLNLNDPDAIWNALTNDERNEFEALVNGGDVGSILPLWDPWWMYRKGKQLVAEVKDADNDKYKEKCPALKNVPEFQSLTSVKPSPSISFNISNILASYAFIMRYFNGEVDPVEGVSCLLDICGNLNVNTNFEEMDIAIEAVAQNCLQSELIETDKESLDIMKEDVLRLLQGPCEDNKLYYSRAALSDLIQLLTDSKSKLKVEKEKNTDGEFTKRYPDQRPFNLDKSKINKAIKKLEYYLSFLNSCDT from the exons ATGTCAGGCGACATTGAACACACAAATGAATCTGAAATTTGTGGATT gtgcaacaaaaataaaagtaaatattgctGTCCACGATGCGAAGTACTTTATTGTTCTCTAGACTGCTACAAATCAGAGAAACATATGCAATGCTCTGAAAGTTTTTACAGAGAGTGTGTTAATGATGAACTAGCTTCAAACGAGGTAGACGATGAAGCAAAACAAAAAATGGTGGAAATTCTTAAGAGGATGCAAAACGGTGATGTCAACTTACAAGACTTAGAAGATGTAGATGGTGATTTGAATTTAGAAGACTCAGACGATGATTCCGATCTCGATTTACATTCTAGAATTAAGGATTTAAATCTTAATGATCCAGATGCTATTTGGAATGCTCTAACAAATGATGAGAGGAATGAATTTGAAGCTCTTGTCAATGGTGGTGATGTGGGCTCAATACTTCCCCTGTGGGATCCCTGGTGGATGTATCGTAAAGGGAAACAACTAGTAGCAGAAGTGAAAGATGCTGATAATGACAAATATAAAGAGAAATGTCCCGCCTTAAAGAATGTGCCAGAATTCCAAAGTCTTACT AGTGTAAAGCCTTCGCCAAGTATTTCCTTCAACATATCAAATATACTGGCGTCATATGCATTTATCATGAGATACTTCAACGGAGAAGTGGATCCAGTCGAAGGAGTATCATGTTTATTGGATATCTGTGGAAATCTCAATGTGAACACAAATTTCGAAGAAATGGATATTGCAATAGAGGCTGTGGCTCAAAACTGTTTACAG AGTGAGCTGATAGAAACAGATAAAGAGAGTTTGGATATAATGAAAGAAGATGTTTTAAGACTACTACAGGGGCCCTGTGAAGATAACAAACTGTACTACAGTAGAGCAGCGTTGTCCGACCTCATACAACTACTCACAGACTCTAAATCTAAACTCAAAGTTGAGAAAGAGAAGAATACAGATGGTGAATTCACAAAAAGATATCCAGACCAGAGGCCATTTAATTTAGATAAAAGTAAGATCAACAAAGCTATAAAGAAATTAGAATATTACCTATCATTTTTGAATAGCTGTGATACATGA
- the LOC121727774 gene encoding structure-specific endonuclease subunit SLX1 homolog isoform X1 — protein MKMSEPEIVKNFYGVYLLYCINPKYKGRTYIGYTRDPNRRIMQHNRGTWAGGAHRTNNRGPWKMTLVVHGFPNNISTLRFEWAWQNPNKTTRLQHLNLKKIPRKESEFKFKLRVLSEMLKVGPWYRLPLVVRWLENDYFEAFPPERMPPSHMVICHGPVKSLNTKKSKEILSQSPVNCQLCFKTIIESEKLTCINDNCDLKAHITCLADLFLTPEEFVPIEGTCPLCNVRLKWGDLIHKMNKYEVKAVEAVAECCDKAFVDNDSWFLDCNEL, from the exons ATGAAGATGTCTGAGCCAGAAATAGTTAAGAATTTTTATGGAGTGTATTTATTGTACTGTATTAATCCTAAATATAAGGGTAGAACTTATATAGGTTACACAAGAGACCCGAACAGAAGAATAATGCAGCACAACAGAGGCACATGGGCCGGTGGAGCTCATCGCACGAATAATAGAGGACCATG GAAGATGACACTGGTTGTACATGGGTTTCCAAATAATATATCAACACTGAGG tttgaATGGGCCTGGCAAAACCCTAATAAAACAACAAGACTTCAGCATCTGAATCTAAAGAAAATACCAAGAAAGGAGTCcgaatttaaatttaagttgAGAGTTTTGtcggagatgctgaaagtaggTCCATGGTATCGGCTGCCGCTGGTTGTTCGGTGGCTAGAAAATGACTACTTTGAGGCTTTTCCT cCTGAAAGAATGCCGCCAAGTCACATGGTAATATGCCACGGTCCagtaaaaagtttaaatacaaAGAAGTCCAAAGAAATACTGTCACAAAGTCCAGTGAATTGCCAATTATGTTTTAAAACTATAATCGAATCGGAGAAGCTTACTTGTATCAATGACAACTGTGATTTAAAAGCGCATATAACTTGCTTAGCTGATTTATTTCTTACTCCTGAAGAGTTTGTTCCCATTGAAGGCACCTGTCCGCTATGTAACGTGAGATTAAAATGGGGAGATTTAATTCATAAGATGAATAAGTATGAAGTTAAGGCAGTAGAGGCAGTAGCCGAGTGTTGCGATAAGGCATTTGTAGACAATGATTCTTGGTTCCTTGATTGTAATGAATTATGA
- the LOC121727774 gene encoding structure-specific endonuclease subunit SLX1 homolog isoform X2, whose translation MMTLVVHGFPNNISTLRFEWAWQNPNKTTRLQHLNLKKIPRKESEFKFKLRVLSEMLKVGPWYRLPLVVRWLENDYFEAFPPERMPPSHMVICHGPVKSLNTKKSKEILSQSPVNCQLCFKTIIESEKLTCINDNCDLKAHITCLADLFLTPEEFVPIEGTCPLCNVRLKWGDLIHKMNKYEVKAVEAVAECCDKAFVDNDSWFLDCNEL comes from the exons ATG ATGACACTGGTTGTACATGGGTTTCCAAATAATATATCAACACTGAGG tttgaATGGGCCTGGCAAAACCCTAATAAAACAACAAGACTTCAGCATCTGAATCTAAAGAAAATACCAAGAAAGGAGTCcgaatttaaatttaagttgAGAGTTTTGtcggagatgctgaaagtaggTCCATGGTATCGGCTGCCGCTGGTTGTTCGGTGGCTAGAAAATGACTACTTTGAGGCTTTTCCT cCTGAAAGAATGCCGCCAAGTCACATGGTAATATGCCACGGTCCagtaaaaagtttaaatacaaAGAAGTCCAAAGAAATACTGTCACAAAGTCCAGTGAATTGCCAATTATGTTTTAAAACTATAATCGAATCGGAGAAGCTTACTTGTATCAATGACAACTGTGATTTAAAAGCGCATATAACTTGCTTAGCTGATTTATTTCTTACTCCTGAAGAGTTTGTTCCCATTGAAGGCACCTGTCCGCTATGTAACGTGAGATTAAAATGGGGAGATTTAATTCATAAGATGAATAAGTATGAAGTTAAGGCAGTAGAGGCAGTAGCCGAGTGTTGCGATAAGGCATTTGTAGACAATGATTCTTGGTTCCTTGATTGTAATGAATTATGA
- the LOC121728013 gene encoding uncharacterized protein LOC121728013 → MRRFLVILLLFFVITVCEMKKQKLDYPTNKQLTLQRKETTPVDFTRLLMMRLVYGLAKALGFSEPVSEFLNGAFVPPGAEDDDDFDDDDDDLFDDY, encoded by the coding sequence atgaggcgGTTCCTGGTTATATTGCTGTTGTTTTTTGTGATCACTGTGTGTGAAATGAAGAAGCAGAAGCTGGATTATCCGACAAACAAGCAGCTGACTTTGCAAAGGAAGGAGACTACCCCGGTGGATTTCACGAGGTTGCTGATGATGAGGCTGGTGTACGGTCTCGCTAAAGCCCTGGGCTTCTCGGAGCCCGTGAGTGAGTTCCTGAATGGTGCCTTCGTACCCCCCGGAGCTGAAGACGATGATGActtcgatgatgatgatgacgaccTATTTGATGATTACTAA